A genomic segment from Tuwongella immobilis encodes:
- a CDS encoding CBS domain-containing protein, whose translation MICPSCGHVNLPGADTCDNCLSDLSPLDLPIPQDRVEASLMMHTIFALEPRAPVTLPLSATLAEVIALMIQREVGAVLLIDEADQVCGIITERDFLTKLIGVVPNYDRLPARQFMTHDPETVAPRDTLATALGKMDLGGYRHLPVVNDGKAVGLISVRDIIDHMTRMTLKG comes from the coding sequence ATGATCTGCCCCTCTTGCGGACACGTGAATCTACCGGGTGCGGATACCTGTGACAATTGTCTCAGTGATCTGAGCCCGTTGGATCTCCCCATTCCGCAAGATCGGGTGGAAGCGAGCCTGATGATGCACACCATCTTCGCGCTCGAACCCCGCGCCCCGGTCACGTTGCCTCTGTCGGCCACGCTCGCCGAAGTCATCGCACTCATGATCCAACGCGAAGTCGGGGCCGTGCTCCTCATCGACGAAGCCGATCAAGTCTGTGGCATTATCACCGAACGCGATTTCCTGACCAAACTGATCGGTGTCGTGCCCAACTACGACCGACTCCCCGCACGGCAATTCATGACCCACGATCCCGAAACGGTGGCCCCGCGAGACACCCTTGCCACCGCATTGGGGAAAATGGATCTGGGCGGCTATCGCCACCTTCCTGTCGTCAACGATGGCAAAGCTGTCGGCCTCATTTCGGTCCGCGATATCATCGACCACATGACCCGCATGACGCTCAAAGGTTGA
- a CDS encoding alpha/beta hydrolase family protein produces MEPFFPPVHWDGHADTTHSRRDCHMDRRTAILTATATLLAGAKVRAQGDPKRAGTVKSNVEYASVGGKSLRLDVHLPTGKGPFPAIVLVHGGGFTGGAKGGYTGELARHLARNGFVAFDIDYRLMRDLGPGASLPKAIAAAQEDLARAFDFVISESKTFGIDPDRVAVGGGSAGAITSLLATYGPDRMKRRPKAVVGLWGGMYGQESAIQRGDPPMLLVHGTADKTVAFALSEAIVAAARKVGVEAVLMRVENGGHTLPLNQRYQGRTIAESVTDFLKQQLK; encoded by the coding sequence TTGGAGCCTTTCTTTCCACCCGTCCATTGGGATGGGCACGCAGACACGACGCATTCTCGAAGGGATTGTCACATGGATCGGCGAACCGCGATTCTGACGGCAACGGCGACGCTCTTGGCCGGTGCCAAGGTGAGGGCGCAGGGCGATCCGAAGCGAGCCGGGACCGTCAAATCGAATGTCGAATATGCGTCGGTTGGCGGGAAATCGCTCCGCTTGGATGTGCATCTGCCAACCGGCAAAGGCCCATTCCCGGCGATTGTGTTGGTTCATGGCGGCGGATTCACCGGCGGGGCCAAAGGGGGCTACACCGGGGAGTTGGCCCGGCATTTGGCTCGAAATGGATTCGTGGCATTTGATATCGACTACCGGTTGATGCGCGATTTAGGTCCGGGAGCATCGCTTCCCAAAGCGATTGCCGCCGCTCAGGAAGATCTTGCCCGTGCGTTCGATTTCGTGATTTCCGAGTCGAAGACATTCGGCATCGACCCCGACCGAGTGGCCGTTGGCGGCGGTTCGGCAGGCGCGATCACGTCGCTGCTGGCCACGTATGGCCCCGACCGCATGAAGCGACGGCCCAAGGCGGTGGTGGGGCTGTGGGGTGGCATGTACGGGCAAGAATCTGCGATTCAACGCGGAGATCCACCCATGCTGCTGGTGCATGGCACCGCCGATAAGACAGTCGCCTTCGCGCTGTCCGAGGCGATTGTCGCTGCCGCTCGAAAAGTCGGCGTCGAAGCGGTGTTGATGCGCGTCGAAAATGGCGGCCACACCTTGCCGCTCAACCAGCGCTACCAAGGCCGGACCATCGCGGAGAGCGTCACCGATTTCCTCAAGCAACAATTGAAGTAA
- a CDS encoding class I SAM-dependent methyltransferase: protein MSLQPHLIRTPEQAVAQRIVHRIPIGERTFEVEAPHSMDALLDDPTVQQAFAIDEYMPYWADIWPASRFLAERLMQEDFTNPDGTPQSVLELGCGLGLAGLAALARGANVLFTDYEVTALQFVEANARRNGFERFQTMALDWRTPPADLRVPVILAADLIYERRNIAPLLALLEQVLLPGGVCWLSDLDRPPAEQFRQAIARTTWQITTSAHQWQAADGRIRSGTIYRIQFPV, encoded by the coding sequence ATGAGCCTGCAACCGCATCTCATTCGCACCCCCGAGCAGGCCGTTGCCCAGCGAATCGTCCACCGAATCCCCATCGGCGAACGCACCTTCGAGGTGGAAGCGCCGCATTCGATGGATGCGCTGCTGGACGATCCAACCGTACAACAAGCGTTTGCAATCGATGAATACATGCCCTATTGGGCGGACATCTGGCCCGCGTCGCGGTTCCTCGCCGAACGTCTGATGCAGGAAGACTTTACCAATCCCGATGGCACGCCGCAGTCGGTGTTGGAATTGGGTTGCGGCTTGGGCCTGGCCGGGCTCGCCGCTCTCGCTCGCGGGGCAAACGTGCTGTTCACCGATTACGAAGTCACGGCCTTGCAGTTCGTGGAAGCCAACGCCCGCCGCAACGGCTTCGAGCGATTTCAAACCATGGCACTCGATTGGCGAACGCCTCCAGCCGACCTGCGGGTGCCGGTCATTCTCGCGGCGGACTTGATTTACGAACGTCGCAACATCGCTCCCTTGTTAGCATTGTTGGAACAGGTGTTGTTGCCCGGCGGCGTCTGTTGGCTGAGCGATTTGGACCGGCCCCCCGCCGAGCAGTTCCGACAGGCAATTGCCAGAACCACTTGGCAAATCACGACTTCCGCCCATCAATGGCAAGCGGCAGATGGCCGTATTCGTTCGGGCACCATCTATCGCATCCAGTTCCCCGTGTGA
- a CDS encoding CBS domain-containing protein, with protein sequence MELSRNLRVDSVSRLDPTPPRIVPHTATVADAVAQMRTKRVGCLVVCQQDRMIGIFTERDLMTRVVGTHRGLQVGITEVMTPDPVCVSPQDSIRVAIERMQSGGYRHLPVVIASHQPIGILSVKRIVHYLVEHFPGTIYNLPPDPGVVPREREGA encoded by the coding sequence ATGGAATTGTCCCGCAATCTCCGAGTCGATTCCGTATCGCGGCTCGACCCCACGCCACCGCGAATTGTGCCGCACACGGCCACGGTGGCGGATGCCGTCGCTCAGATGCGCACCAAGCGCGTGGGCTGTTTGGTGGTATGCCAACAGGATCGCATGATTGGCATCTTCACCGAACGCGATTTGATGACCCGGGTGGTGGGCACGCATCGCGGGTTGCAGGTGGGCATTACGGAAGTGATGACACCGGATCCGGTCTGTGTTTCGCCCCAGGATTCGATCCGGGTTGCCATTGAACGAATGCAGTCGGGCGGGTATCGACACCTTCCGGTGGTGATTGCCTCCCACCAACCGATTGGGATTTTATCGGTCAAACGGATTGTGCATTACCTGGTCGAACATTTTCCAGGCACGATTTATAATTTGCCCCCCGACCCGGGTGTGGTCCCGAGGGAGCGAGAAGGGGCGTGA
- a CDS encoding sulfite oxidase-like oxidoreductase encodes MSDTPNPPAHDDVIVSPDTKRANRIPPYQVRTKKWPVLHAGPTPSYRDLTKWDFQIFPQLLDGPGKKFSWAEFMQLPRVKVFADMHCVTRWSLLDNFWEGVPTRELHKHVTIRPEAKFVMIHCEHGYTTNLPIDDFFDADCLFATHHNGEPLTPDHGYPMRLVVPKLYAWKSAKWVRGIEFMPADKPGFWESWEHGGYHMRGDPWVVDSDHPDGQRFRER; translated from the coding sequence ATGAGCGACACCCCGAATCCGCCCGCGCACGATGATGTCATCGTTAGCCCCGACACCAAGCGAGCCAATCGCATCCCGCCGTACCAAGTCCGCACCAAGAAATGGCCGGTGCTGCATGCCGGTCCAACACCGTCATACCGCGATCTGACTAAGTGGGACTTTCAGATTTTCCCGCAGTTGTTGGACGGCCCCGGCAAGAAATTCTCCTGGGCCGAATTCATGCAACTCCCACGCGTGAAAGTCTTTGCGGATATGCACTGCGTGACCCGATGGAGCCTGCTGGATAATTTCTGGGAGGGAGTTCCCACCCGAGAATTGCACAAGCATGTGACCATCCGCCCCGAGGCAAAGTTCGTGATGATCCATTGCGAACATGGCTACACGACCAATTTGCCGATTGACGATTTTTTTGATGCGGATTGTTTATTTGCGACGCATCACAATGGCGAACCGCTGACACCGGACCATGGCTACCCCATGCGGCTGGTTGTGCCGAAGCTGTACGCCTGGAAGAGTGCCAAGTGGGTGCGTGGCATCGAGTTCATGCCCGCCGATAAGCCCGGTTTCTGGGAAAGCTGGGAGCATGGCGGCTATCACATGCGTGGCGACCCCTGGGTGGTCGACTCCGATCACCCGGACGGGCAGCGATTCCGCGAACGATAA
- a CDS encoding flavin reductase family protein — protein sequence MSETPASWVPALGRIPSGLSIITARHGDATTGMLASWVQQCSFEPPMVSFAIRQGRPVGEWLQVGAAFTINLLADDQKKLIGHFGKGFALDQPAFEGLNIRTEGNSAPILNDSLAYLLCRVTGRVLTGDHELILGSVHGGALQMADAKPMVHVRKSGLHY from the coding sequence ATGAGCGAAACGCCAGCCAGTTGGGTTCCCGCATTGGGCCGCATTCCCAGCGGATTGTCGATCATCACCGCCCGCCATGGTGACGCAACCACTGGCATGCTCGCCAGTTGGGTGCAACAATGCAGCTTCGAGCCGCCGATGGTCAGCTTCGCCATTCGCCAGGGGCGGCCCGTGGGCGAATGGTTGCAGGTGGGTGCGGCCTTTACGATCAATTTGTTGGCCGACGATCAGAAAAAATTGATCGGTCACTTCGGCAAAGGCTTCGCCTTGGACCAACCCGCGTTCGAGGGACTGAACATCCGCACGGAAGGCAATTCTGCCCCGATTCTGAATGACAGCTTGGCGTATCTGCTCTGCCGGGTGACCGGTCGGGTGCTGACCGGCGATCACGAGTTAATCCTCGGTAGTGTCCACGGTGGAGCCTTGCAGATGGCCGATGCCAAACCGATGGTGCATGTCCGCAAAAGTGGCTTACATTATTAA
- a CDS encoding metallophosphoesterase codes for MPAPDRLLRTLRQAIEAFRSTPGRKGRLIDLTDVQEVLLVGDLHGQLGTFQLVMERAALGQNPHRHIVFQEVIHGPFRYPTGGDKSHQLVDLCCALKCQYPKQVHYLVGNHELAQWTDRMISKGEEDFNRLFREGVETAYGSAAPEIYRTYQQVFAHLPAALRTPNRIFLSHSLPTAAKMSQFSQAGLEHPEIPLADHQVGGALHSLVWGRDTSQANIEAFLQKVDADLLISGHIACEEGFATPNTKQLIIDSSDRPGAFCLFPTDRPLTQAELVACVQRYGAT; via the coding sequence ATGCCCGCACCAGATCGACTGCTCCGTACCCTTCGCCAAGCAATTGAAGCCTTCCGAAGCACCCCGGGTCGCAAAGGACGCTTGATTGACCTTACCGATGTCCAAGAGGTGCTGCTCGTCGGCGACCTTCATGGTCAACTCGGCACCTTCCAACTCGTCATGGAACGCGCTGCGCTGGGACAGAACCCCCATCGGCATATCGTCTTCCAGGAAGTGATTCACGGCCCCTTTCGCTACCCCACCGGGGGAGACAAATCGCACCAGTTGGTCGATCTGTGCTGCGCACTCAAGTGCCAGTATCCCAAGCAGGTGCACTATTTGGTCGGGAATCACGAGCTGGCGCAATGGACCGATCGCATGATTTCCAAAGGCGAAGAGGACTTCAATCGGCTGTTTCGGGAGGGGGTCGAGACGGCGTACGGGTCAGCCGCCCCGGAGATTTATCGCACATACCAGCAAGTCTTTGCGCATCTTCCGGCAGCACTGCGGACGCCGAATCGGATCTTTCTGTCGCACAGTCTGCCAACCGCCGCAAAGATGTCGCAGTTTAGCCAAGCCGGGCTGGAACATCCGGAAATCCCGCTGGCCGATCACCAAGTCGGTGGTGCGCTGCACAGTCTGGTTTGGGGGCGAGATACCTCGCAAGCCAACATCGAGGCGTTCCTGCAAAAGGTGGACGCCGACCTACTCATCAGTGGGCACATTGCTTGCGAAGAAGGCTTTGCTACCCCCAATACCAAGCAGTTAATCATCGATTCGTCCGATCGACCGGGGGCATTTTGCCTGTTCCCCACCGATCGCCCGCTCACGCAAGCGGAACTCGTCGCCTGTGTGCAACGATATGGTGCAACATGA
- a CDS encoding peroxiredoxin family protein, with product MTRFDRIGLWMLIGVTTAIIGGHLAHTAAPEPGDTGLRILKYPQLVDALRSCRGQVVLVDCWMDTCIPCKKGFPRVVAMHQKYAAAGLQLMTLCLSDASDLATQQRVRGFLSQQRVPGMNILLDEPATACQTKLNVQSVPCLFLFDRDGRLLQKWCNDTVQYDQIEQRVIAALRS from the coding sequence ATGACACGATTCGATCGCATCGGACTATGGATGCTTATCGGAGTAACCACCGCCATCATCGGCGGGCATCTCGCCCACACGGCCGCCCCGGAACCGGGTGACACGGGATTGCGAATTCTGAAGTATCCGCAGTTGGTCGATGCGTTGCGGTCATGTCGCGGACAGGTCGTGCTGGTCGATTGCTGGATGGATACCTGCATTCCGTGCAAAAAAGGGTTCCCGCGCGTCGTGGCGATGCATCAAAAGTATGCCGCCGCCGGACTCCAACTCATGACGCTCTGTCTGAGCGATGCCAGCGACTTGGCCACCCAACAACGGGTTCGCGGCTTTCTGTCGCAGCAACGGGTGCCAGGCATGAACATTCTCTTGGATGAACCCGCGACTGCGTGTCAAACCAAACTCAATGTGCAATCGGTTCCTTGTCTGTTTTTATTTGATCGGGACGGGCGATTGCTCCAAAAATGGTGTAACGACACCGTGCAGTACGATCAGATCGAGCAGCGGGTGATTGCCGCACTGCGATCATAA
- a CDS encoding c-type cytochrome domain-containing protein has protein sequence MRSTRLCCWLCALASLLAICWLTHGPISTVSAADPAKPAAGKPVSFLNDVAPIFKEHCFACHDAKKRNGKYEMTTYEKIMAGGAGGEQIVAHNADESELYDLLVTQEERRMPPRDKGDAIPKEKAEIVKRWIQEGAKLDAGADPKADLVKELRIRWQPPTPPVAYKYPSIVNALAFAPDGKSLVVGGHHELTVWSAGDGKLLRRIHTRAERAYAMAFLPDGKLAVAGGRPGQEGDVRIYDINAAAKGEIGGVPFLDGVNDPKVSVAKLIEVDDSILCLAISPDGKKLAAGGCDRNIRVWDLSAGYSAAKLEQAIENHADWVLGVIFTQDGKQLLSSSRDKTAKVWDLTAKESVLTFPQHQNTVFDVAVSTDGKTGYSVGADKQMRAWVTSGDGKQVRATGGHGDEVYKLQYFAKGEWMVTCSADKTVRLWDAKKGNQLKELTGMTDFVYGLTISSDGTLVAAGAYDGEVKIWSVPDGKLVKAFNASPGFVPAAAKK, from the coding sequence ATGCGTTCCACACGTCTCTGCTGTTGGCTGTGTGCGCTCGCGTCATTGCTGGCGATCTGCTGGCTGACCCACGGCCCCATTTCCACGGTTTCTGCCGCCGATCCTGCCAAACCTGCCGCGGGCAAGCCGGTCAGTTTTTTGAATGATGTCGCCCCGATCTTCAAAGAACATTGTTTCGCGTGCCACGATGCGAAGAAGCGCAACGGCAAGTATGAAATGACCACCTACGAAAAGATTATGGCGGGTGGTGCCGGCGGCGAGCAGATTGTCGCCCATAACGCCGACGAAAGCGAATTGTACGATTTGCTCGTGACGCAAGAAGAACGACGGATGCCGCCGCGGGATAAAGGCGATGCGATCCCGAAGGAAAAAGCCGAAATCGTCAAACGCTGGATTCAAGAAGGGGCCAAACTCGACGCGGGGGCCGATCCCAAGGCCGATCTGGTGAAGGAGTTGCGCATTCGCTGGCAGCCGCCGACTCCGCCAGTGGCATACAAATATCCATCGATCGTTAATGCGTTGGCATTCGCTCCAGATGGGAAGTCGCTGGTCGTCGGCGGGCATCATGAGTTGACCGTCTGGTCGGCCGGAGACGGGAAGTTGCTGCGTCGCATTCACACGCGAGCGGAACGGGCCTATGCGATGGCGTTTTTGCCGGATGGCAAGTTGGCGGTGGCCGGTGGCCGACCCGGACAGGAAGGTGATGTCCGCATTTATGACATCAACGCGGCTGCCAAGGGAGAAATCGGCGGCGTGCCATTCTTGGACGGCGTGAACGATCCGAAAGTTTCCGTTGCCAAATTGATCGAAGTCGATGATTCGATTCTTTGCCTGGCGATTTCGCCCGATGGCAAGAAGCTGGCAGCAGGTGGGTGTGATCGAAATATCCGCGTTTGGGATCTTTCAGCAGGCTACTCCGCAGCGAAGCTCGAACAAGCGATCGAGAATCATGCCGACTGGGTGTTGGGTGTCATCTTCACGCAAGACGGTAAGCAACTGCTTTCCAGCAGCCGAGATAAGACGGCGAAGGTCTGGGATTTGACCGCCAAGGAATCGGTGCTGACCTTCCCACAGCATCAAAATACCGTCTTCGATGTCGCCGTTTCGACCGACGGCAAAACCGGCTACTCAGTGGGGGCCGACAAGCAAATGCGAGCCTGGGTGACCAGCGGCGACGGCAAGCAAGTGCGAGCCACCGGCGGGCACGGCGACGAAGTCTATAAGCTCCAGTATTTCGCCAAGGGTGAGTGGATGGTGACCTGCTCCGCAGATAAGACGGTCCGTCTGTGGGATGCCAAGAAGGGCAACCAACTGAAGGAACTCACCGGCATGACCGATTTCGTCTATGGGCTGACCATCTCGTCGGATGGAACCCTTGTCGCAGCTGGGGCTTACGATGGCGAAGTGAAGATTTGGTCGGTGCCTGATGGCAAACTCGTGAAGGCATTCAACGCATCGCCGGGATTTGTCCCTGCGGCGGCGAAGAAATAA
- a CDS encoding 2-oxoacid:acceptor oxidoreductase subunit alpha, with amino-acid sequence MTAANASGDSSPVDAVRNGSRPVQELESVTIRFAGDSGDGMQLAGTQFTNTSAILGNDISTLPDFPAEIRAPAGTLAGVSGFQVHFSSSEIFTPGDRLNTLVAMNPAALKTNLRDLEDGGILLVNTDGFGTSDLVKANYKVNPLEDGSLKNYRLVKVAINKLNKEAVKEVKLSPREVDRCKNFFALGLVCWLYERPLEPTLKWIREKFGKNPAVMEANTLTLKAGYNYGDTVELLPVHYRVPKAKIAPGTYRKITGNEAMALGLVAATQLAKKQMLYATYPITPASDILHQLADMKRYGVKTMQAEDEIAAVGMAIGASFGGAVGVTGTSGPGVCLKSEAIGLAVMTELPLVIIDVQRGGPSTGLPTKTEQADLLQAMFGRNGECPVPILAPQSPSDCFDMVYEAVRIATRFMTPVFVLSDGYLANGAEPWAIPKIDSLPKIEIKHITTPNSTDGQTHENGAGEPGKYLPYKRDELLARPWAVPGTPGLEHRIGGLEKQDITGNISYDSANHEHMIHTRAKKVENIALTIPDLTVSGPEEGDLLVIGWGGTHGSLYTAVQRAQRKGYKVAHAHLRYLNPMPKNTGEVLARYKKVLVPELNCGQLLMLLRSKYLVPAEGLNKVQGKPFLVSEIEAKIEQLLAAS; translated from the coding sequence ATGACTGCTGCGAATGCGTCCGGTGATTCCTCGCCGGTGGACGCTGTGCGGAACGGATCCCGTCCTGTCCAGGAACTCGAATCGGTAACCATCCGGTTCGCCGGTGACTCCGGCGATGGGATGCAGTTGGCCGGCACTCAGTTTACGAACACGTCGGCAATTCTTGGCAACGACATCAGCACGCTGCCAGACTTCCCGGCGGAAATCCGCGCTCCGGCTGGTACCCTCGCCGGGGTTTCGGGCTTCCAAGTCCATTTCTCCAGTAGCGAAATTTTCACGCCCGGCGACCGGCTCAACACCCTGGTTGCCATGAACCCCGCCGCGCTGAAAACCAACCTGCGCGACCTGGAAGACGGCGGAATTCTGCTGGTCAATACCGATGGATTTGGCACGTCCGACCTCGTCAAAGCCAACTACAAAGTCAACCCGCTGGAAGATGGCTCGCTGAAGAATTATCGCCTGGTCAAAGTGGCGATCAACAAGCTGAACAAAGAAGCCGTCAAAGAAGTCAAGCTCAGCCCCCGCGAAGTGGATCGCTGCAAAAACTTCTTCGCGCTCGGCCTGGTCTGCTGGCTGTACGAACGACCGCTGGAACCGACTCTGAAGTGGATCCGCGAAAAGTTTGGCAAGAATCCCGCCGTGATGGAAGCCAATACCCTGACGCTCAAGGCGGGGTATAACTATGGCGATACGGTCGAATTGTTGCCCGTGCATTATCGCGTGCCCAAGGCGAAGATTGCCCCGGGCACCTATCGCAAGATCACTGGCAACGAAGCGATGGCGCTCGGACTGGTGGCCGCAACGCAACTGGCCAAAAAGCAGATGCTGTATGCCACCTATCCGATCACCCCGGCATCCGACATTCTGCATCAACTCGCCGATATGAAGCGCTACGGCGTCAAGACGATGCAAGCCGAAGACGAAATCGCCGCCGTGGGCATGGCCATTGGCGCGAGCTTCGGTGGAGCTGTCGGCGTCACTGGCACTTCCGGGCCGGGCGTCTGCCTGAAGTCGGAAGCAATCGGTTTGGCGGTGATGACCGAATTGCCGTTGGTGATTATCGATGTGCAACGCGGTGGCCCTTCGACCGGGTTGCCGACCAAGACCGAACAAGCCGACCTGCTGCAAGCGATGTTCGGCCGCAACGGGGAATGCCCGGTGCCGATTTTGGCCCCGCAATCGCCGTCGGATTGCTTCGACATGGTGTATGAAGCGGTGCGCATTGCCACCCGATTCATGACCCCGGTATTCGTGCTGAGCGATGGTTACTTGGCCAACGGTGCCGAGCCGTGGGCGATTCCCAAGATCGATTCGCTTCCGAAGATCGAAATCAAGCACATTACGACGCCGAACTCGACGGATGGCCAAACGCACGAAAACGGTGCGGGCGAACCGGGCAAGTATCTGCCGTATAAGCGGGATGAACTGCTGGCTCGTCCGTGGGCGGTTCCCGGGACGCCGGGGCTGGAACACCGCATCGGCGGTCTGGAAAAGCAAGACATCACCGGCAACATTAGCTACGATTCGGCCAATCACGAGCACATGATCCACACTCGGGCTAAGAAGGTCGAGAATATCGCATTGACGATTCCCGATCTGACTGTCAGCGGCCCGGAAGAAGGGGATCTGCTGGTGATCGGCTGGGGTGGCACGCACGGCTCGCTGTATACCGCCGTGCAACGCGCCCAACGCAAGGGATACAAGGTGGCGCATGCCCATTTGCGCTATCTGAATCCGATGCCGAAGAACACGGGCGAAGTCCTCGCACGCTACAAAAAGGTGCTGGTGCCCGAACTGAATTGCGGCCAGCTTCTGATGTTGCTGCGATCGAAGTATCTGGTGCCCGCCGAAGGACTCAACAAGGTTCAAGGCAAGCCGTTTTTGGTCAGCGAAATCGAAGCGAAGATCGAGCAATTGCTCGCCGCTTCTTGA
- a CDS encoding 2-oxoacid:ferredoxin oxidoreductase subunit beta translates to MSTTSLPTLTAKDLTTDQEVRWCPGCGDYSILAQMKKALTTVGIPREQMVFISGIGCSSRFPYYMNTYGFHTIHGRAPTIASGLRLVRPDLQVWVVTGDGDGLSIGGNHLVHAIRRNMDLKILLFNNEIYGLTKGQYSPTSRLGTKTKSTPQGSLDNPIRPLSLAIGAEATFVARTIDIDVAHMTATLQRAAAHKGTAFVEIYQNCKIFNDGVYEYATDKSVKADNVLYLEHGKPMIFGKDRNKGIRLNGLKPEVVELGNGITADDLIIHDEAADEPTLAYLLSRMVYPEFPECVGVFRAIQQPTYESLLDDQVQGVIKAKGPGKIEDLFKAEDIWVVE, encoded by the coding sequence ATGTCCACAACATCGCTTCCGACGCTGACCGCGAAGGATCTCACCACGGATCAAGAGGTCCGCTGGTGCCCCGGCTGTGGCGACTATTCGATTCTCGCCCAAATGAAAAAGGCGCTCACCACGGTTGGCATTCCGCGTGAGCAAATGGTGTTTATTTCGGGGATTGGCTGCTCGAGCCGTTTCCCGTATTACATGAATACCTATGGCTTCCACACCATCCACGGCCGCGCTCCGACGATCGCCAGCGGCCTGCGATTGGTGCGGCCCGATCTGCAAGTGTGGGTCGTAACGGGTGACGGTGACGGCTTGTCGATCGGTGGGAACCATCTGGTTCACGCGATCCGCCGAAATATGGATCTCAAGATTCTGTTGTTCAACAACGAAATCTATGGCTTGACCAAGGGGCAATATTCCCCCACGTCGCGCCTGGGAACCAAGACGAAATCGACCCCGCAAGGCTCGCTGGATAACCCGATTCGTCCGCTGTCGCTGGCGATTGGGGCGGAAGCGACCTTCGTGGCCCGGACGATCGACATTGATGTGGCCCATATGACCGCCACGCTGCAACGGGCAGCCGCTCACAAGGGCACCGCCTTCGTAGAAATCTATCAAAACTGCAAGATTTTCAACGATGGCGTGTACGAATACGCGACCGATAAGAGTGTCAAAGCCGACAACGTGCTGTATCTGGAGCACGGCAAGCCGATGATTTTCGGAAAAGACCGAAATAAGGGCATCCGCCTGAACGGTCTGAAGCCCGAAGTCGTCGAATTGGGGAACGGCATCACTGCGGATGATCTGATCATCCACGATGAAGCCGCCGACGAACCGACGCTGGCATACCTGCTCAGCCGAATGGTCTACCCGGAATTCCCCGAATGCGTCGGCGTCTTCCGTGCCATCCAACAGCCGACCTACGAATCGCTGTTGGATGACCAAGTGCAAGGCGTGATCAAAGCCAAGGGGCCTGGGAAGATCGAAGATCTGTTCAAGGCCGAGGATATTTGGGTGGTCGAATGA
- a CDS encoding alpha/beta fold hydrolase, with protein sequence MSDFRPEVEPDSLAAAVRACQQMARKGVVDTGRYRLRYLAWGDSGPAIVFIHGLSDSAISFAGVMAALRDRYRCIAYELPDGKADGAPLIRYQHTDLVSDLLALMDELAIDRASILGSSFGSTVALRALAEAPKRFPVGMLQGGFAYRPLHPLERLAAQIARYLPWRMRDLPMIEQSQQFVDWPTFRNGSPEAWNLFRVSSRTPRAESVARRALLLHSNDLRPLLPRIQQPVLMIRGEADRVIPPEVEATALDALPNVTQTMMPGCGHYPQYLQPRQMADAMHAFLVAHAGILSTGATR encoded by the coding sequence GTGAGCGACTTTCGCCCCGAAGTGGAACCGGATTCATTGGCCGCCGCGGTGCGGGCCTGCCAGCAAATGGCTCGCAAAGGGGTGGTCGACACTGGTCGCTACCGACTGCGCTATCTGGCTTGGGGCGATTCCGGGCCGGCAATTGTGTTCATTCACGGGTTGTCCGATTCGGCCATTTCGTTTGCGGGGGTGATGGCCGCACTCCGCGATCGGTATCGCTGCATTGCCTACGAATTACCCGATGGCAAAGCCGATGGCGCTCCGCTGATCCGCTACCAACATACCGATCTCGTCAGCGATCTACTCGCCTTGATGGATGAATTGGCAATTGATCGTGCATCGATTCTGGGCTCCTCATTCGGTTCCACGGTCGCCTTGCGTGCCCTTGCCGAAGCCCCCAAGCGATTCCCCGTCGGGATGCTCCAAGGTGGCTTTGCCTATCGACCACTCCACCCATTGGAACGGCTCGCCGCCCAAATCGCACGCTATCTGCCCTGGCGGATGCGGGATCTTCCGATGATCGAACAATCGCAACAATTCGTCGATTGGCCGACCTTCCGAAACGGTTCCCCCGAGGCGTGGAATCTGTTTCGTGTCAGCAGTCGAACGCCTCGTGCGGAGAGCGTAGCCCGTCGCGCATTGTTGTTACACTCCAACGACTTACGACCGCTGTTACCACGCATCCAGCAACCCGTGTTGATGATTCGCGGCGAAGCGGATCGCGTGATTCCTCCCGAGGTGGAAGCCACCGCGTTGGATGCGCTGCCGAATGTGACGCAAACGATGATGCCCGGATGTGGGCACTATCCGCAATATTTGCAGCCGCGTCAGATGGCCGATGCGATGCACGCCTTTCTGGTGGCCCATGCCGGGATTCTCTCGACGGGAGCAACACGCTGA